The genome window AAAATATTTTTGTCATGAGAGAACCTATCGGGAAATCCGGTTTCTCCATTAGTGACAGGAAGATGGAGGTTGAAACGGATAAACTACTTCGTTCTTTCGGGATTGAAATTAATTCTTCACTTCCTGTTTTAAGTCTTTCAATAGCAGAAAGACAGCTAATTGAAATTATTAAAGCCATCAGATTGGATCCTAAAATCCTGATTCTTGATGAACCCACTTCCTCACTGAGTGATGAAGAGGTGAAAATCCTTTTTTCGATCATTGGACACTTAAAAGAAAAGGGATGTGCCATCATTTATATTACACATAAAATGTCTGAAGTTTTTACTATTTGCGATGAAGTGACTGTCTTCAGAGATGGTAAATATATTGGTACAGAGAAAGTTGAAAATGTTGATCAGGCATCTTTAGTCAAAATGATGATCGGCAGAGATCTCCAGCATGCATTCCCTGAAATGGTGAATTCTATACAGGAGGATGATGCTCTCCGCGTTGAAAATCTGACAAATAACCCTTTTTATCATGATATTTCCTTTCATGTTAAAAAAGGAGAAATATATGGACTGTACGGTTTGGTGGGTTCAGGACGAACTGAGATCATGAAAGGTCTTTTCGGAGTTCTCCCGAAGAAAGAGGGGCGAATTGTTATTCATGGAAAAGAAATCAATGTAAATACACCTACTAAAGCAATAAACTCAGGAATGGCTTTTGTTACAGAAAATAGAAAAGAAGAAGGTCTTATACTTACTTCATCCATAGAAGAAAATATTTCTATGGTATGTATTGATCATGTTATT of Oceanispirochaeta crateris contains these proteins:
- a CDS encoding sugar ABC transporter ATP-binding protein, producing MREPIGKSGFSISDRKMEVETDKLLRSFGIEINSSLPVLSLSIAERQLIEIIKAIRLDPKILILDEPTSSLSDEEVKILFSIIGHLKEKGCAIIYITHKMSEVFTICDEVTVFRDGKYIGTEKVENVDQASLVKMMIGRDLQHAFPEMVNSIQEDDALRVENLTNNPFYHDISFHVKKGEIYGLYGLVGSGRTEIMKGLFGVLPKKEGRIVIHGKEINVNTPTKAINSGMAFVTENRKEEGLILTSSIEENISMVCIDHVIQHGFINRRKESELAKKHVKGFRIKTPSTDQMVNNLSGGNQQKVVLAKWFEHNPDIFILDEPTRGIDVGAKFEIYQVIQELVKTGVAVILISSELPEIMNLCHRVGLVRNNSIIHDIQTDKITEDQILMKLTE